AGCAAGGCGAAGTAATTTTAACTCCCATCTTTCAAGAATTTAAAGAAATTGACGGGCAAATGGTAAAAGAAATGGATGGTTCAAAAAACATAGAAGATATTTTTGAAGAAATTAAACAAATTTTTAAAAACGCTTCCTAAGGGAAGTGTTTTTAAAATAACGATACGGTTTGGGAGAGGTTTATTTGCGGTAGAAGTATTCTTTGGCGTTAGCAATCATTTCTTTAATCCAACTTAATAGTTGTGGCAAAAAAGCAATATTGATTAAAATTAAAGTTAAGATTATTATGGCATCGTAGCTTTGTCTTACCCAATATTCATCTTCCAGTCTAATCCACATTCCAAATTCATCAGTGGAAAGACCCAGTCCAATACCATAAAACCAAGCCAGCCATTTAAAAAGATGAGATCCGGGAGCGGGGTGTTTGATTAAAAGATAAATTCCTGTTATGGCCAAAATAATAAAACCATAAGTAAAGTGATGGATGTGGACACCTCTGATAGTTAGAAAAAAGTTGGGCGCTAAGTGTCCTAAGACTAAATAAACAAAAAGACGGGAAATAAAAAAAGTCCCTAAAAAAGATGAGGTGATAATAGCGACGGTTTTTTTGGCGGAAGGATTTAAATAAAAGGTTTCCGACACAGTTCTTGCTTTTAAGAGTCTTTTAAGCTAAAATATAAGTATGTCTAACGAGTTTATAGCAATTAAATCTCCGGAAGAGATAGAAAAGATTAAAGAAGGCGGATGTCTCTTAGGTAATATTTTACGCGATTTGGGTAAAATGGTCAAACCGGGAATTTCTACTGCCGATTTAGAAAAAAAAGCTGAAGAATTGATTTTAAAAGTTGGTGGTCGTCCGGCCTTCAAATATTATCATGAAAGAGGAGAAATTCCTTTTCCCACTATTTTGTGCACCTCTGTCAACGATGAAGTGGTGCATGTTCCTTCTGTACCGGGTAAAATTTTGCAAAATGGCGATATTATTGGCATTGATATTGGTATGGAATACCCCGCGGTTAACGGTTTTTTCACTGACACAGCCATTACTGTGGCCGTGGGTAAAATTTCCAAAGATGTGGCCAAATTAATGGAAGTGACGCGTAAAGCTTTGTTTATAGGCATTAAAGAAGTTAAGCCGGGAAGCAAAATTAGTGAAATTGGTA
This Candidatus Magasanikbacteria bacterium RIFOXYB2_FULL_38_10 DNA region includes the following protein-coding sequences:
- a CDS encoding type I methionyl aminopeptidase, encoding MSNEFIAIKSPEEIEKIKEGGCLLGNILRDLGKMVKPGISTADLEKKAEELILKVGGRPAFKYYHERGEIPFPTILCTSVNDEVVHVPSVPGKILQNGDIIGIDIGMEYPAVNGFFTDTAITVAVGKISKDVAKLMEVTRKALFIGIKEVKPGSKISEIGKAIEHYVSRFGFGIVRDLVGHGVGYAVHEEPRIPNYYDRALDKIEIKEGMVLAIEPMINLGSWKVKEGDDGFAIKTADGSFSAHFEHTVVVTKNGCEIVT